From one Leptospira paudalimensis genomic stretch:
- the dinB gene encoding DNA polymerase IV: MQMRKIIHIDMDAFYASVEQRDFPEMRGKPVVVGGSPHSRGVVCAASYEARKFGIRSAISCYQAFKLCPDAIFTPPRFDVYKSVSKEIRRIFLEYTDLVEPLSLDEAYLDVTINKQEIPLASTIAKEIRKKIWENTGLTCSAGVATNKFLAKMASEKNKPNGLYVVLPGEEISFLDEIPLYQFFGIGKKTFEKLQHLGFSKGKDLRNAEESFLVHEFGKMGAVFYRMARGIDDREVVPSRDPKSIGVETTFTHDSEDFSYFLLKLESLSKELEMRMLKKNKKGKTLTLKVKFEDFTVKQKSITSDVVFFLADNLFQQSSNMLANVWKDNFDPPKKIRLLGLSVTNFYEKETSEDQPSLFG; encoded by the coding sequence GGATGCATTTTATGCATCAGTTGAACAACGTGATTTCCCAGAAATGAGAGGGAAACCAGTGGTTGTTGGTGGATCTCCGCATTCTAGGGGAGTGGTTTGTGCTGCAAGTTACGAAGCTAGAAAATTTGGAATTCGATCAGCGATTTCATGTTACCAAGCATTCAAACTTTGCCCTGATGCAATTTTTACTCCTCCACGATTTGATGTTTATAAATCAGTTTCAAAAGAAATTCGTAGAATCTTTTTGGAATATACTGATTTAGTCGAACCTTTATCTTTAGATGAAGCTTATTTGGATGTAACTATTAACAAACAAGAGATTCCACTTGCCAGTACAATCGCCAAAGAAATTCGAAAAAAGATTTGGGAAAACACAGGGCTCACTTGTTCTGCCGGAGTTGCAACAAACAAATTTTTGGCGAAGATGGCTTCCGAAAAAAATAAACCAAACGGATTGTATGTCGTTTTACCAGGGGAAGAAATTTCTTTCTTAGATGAAATACCTTTGTACCAATTTTTTGGAATTGGGAAAAAAACTTTTGAAAAACTGCAACACTTAGGTTTTTCAAAAGGGAAAGATTTGAGAAATGCAGAGGAATCATTTCTTGTTCATGAATTTGGAAAAATGGGTGCTGTATTTTATCGGATGGCAAGGGGAATCGATGATAGAGAAGTTGTCCCTTCCCGTGATCCCAAATCCATTGGTGTGGAAACCACTTTCACTCATGATTCAGAAGATTTTTCTTATTTTTTACTCAAACTGGAATCTCTTTCAAAAGAACTTGAAATGAGAATGTTGAAAAAAAACAAAAAAGGTAAAACACTTACCTTAAAAGTAAAATTTGAAGATTTTACAGTAAAACAAAAATCAATTACTTCTGACGTTGTTTTCTTCTTGGCAGACAACCTTTTCCAACAATCCTCGAACATGTTGGCAAATGTTTGGAAGGATAATTTTGATCCTCCAAAAAAAATTAGACTTTTGGGACTATCAGTTACCAATTTTTATGAAAAAGAAACTTCGGAAGACCAACCTTCCTTATTCGGATAA